The Paracoccus sediminicola genome has a segment encoding these proteins:
- a CDS encoding glycosyltransferase family 2 protein: MKDDFKLSVVIPNRNRADMLLRAVLSLRDQTEDAIEIIVVDDASDRDLSAEYGWLEGQGVRVLRQPRQLRGPAARNRGAREATGSHVSFLDSDDIWLPGRYDEIRSFYARHENDRKVLVSGAVLHIHGEIREVHQPEWRAGSSLVDYAYRDAGRVQTSMLTMPAAIAAEFPFDETLRVNQDTDLAMRLDRAGIGFEISDVPGIAKEETPADHRLTSGAETADLSHQWYLRESHDWSRAAKSGYHLQDRVWRLQDSGRIGAASLALLRTLFPPVSPKETARRAVSMALGPRGYAALQRRMRKRRACDETPAGPVLSRWQDLTREAKRICASLATGNEGQGARPRPDGGGS; this comes from the coding sequence GTGAAAGACGATTTCAAACTCTCTGTGGTTATTCCGAACCGGAACCGGGCCGATATGCTGCTGCGCGCGGTGCTGTCGCTGCGCGATCAGACCGAGGATGCGATCGAGATCATCGTTGTGGATGACGCGTCGGATCGGGATCTTTCGGCAGAGTATGGCTGGCTGGAAGGGCAAGGCGTCAGGGTTCTGCGCCAGCCCCGCCAGCTGCGCGGACCGGCGGCCCGAAATCGCGGCGCGCGCGAGGCGACGGGCAGCCATGTGAGCTTTCTCGATTCCGACGATATCTGGCTGCCGGGCCGCTATGACGAGATCCGCAGCTTCTATGCCCGCCACGAGAACGACCGCAAGGTGCTGGTCAGCGGCGCGGTGCTGCATATCCACGGCGAAATCCGTGAGGTGCATCAGCCGGAATGGCGCGCGGGAAGCAGCCTGGTCGACTATGCCTATCGCGATGCGGGGCGCGTGCAGACCTCGATGCTGACGATGCCCGCGGCAATCGCAGCCGAGTTTCCGTTCGACGAGACGCTTCGGGTCAATCAGGACACGGATCTGGCCATGCGGCTCGATCGGGCGGGGATCGGGTTCGAGATTTCGGACGTGCCGGGCATCGCCAAGGAAGAGACCCCGGCGGATCACCGCCTTACCAGCGGGGCCGAGACCGCAGACCTGTCGCATCAGTGGTATCTGCGCGAAAGCCATGACTGGTCGCGCGCGGCGAAATCCGGATATCACCTTCAGGATCGGGTCTGGCGCCTGCAGGATTCGGGGCGAATCGGCGCGGCTTCGCTGGCGCTGCTGCGGACGCTGTTTCCGCCGGTATCGCCGAAGGAAACTGCGCGCCGCGCGGTCAGCATGGCGCTCGGACCCAGGGGATATGCGGCGTTGCAAAGGCGAATGCGCAAGCGGCGTGCCTGTGACGAAACCCCTGCCGGACCCGTGCTGTCACGCTGGCAGGATCTCACCCGAGAGGCGAAGCGGATCTGCGCCAGTCTTGCGACCGGCAATGAGGGGCAGGGCGCGAGACCCCGGCCCGATGGGGGCGGTTCCTGA
- a CDS encoding glycosyltransferase family 2 protein: MQTEPSREAQGAVPFFSVVIPAYNRAGQIRRTLESCLAQTEPNFEIVVVDDGSADDTAGVVEAMGDPRIRCIRQDNAGASSARNRGSAEARGDYIAFLDSDDEFLPEKLAQFRAAISSADDGEQIVWYSPLFFHRSADNRMVKPDRGIRPDEPVGDYLFAEDGLMQTSTLVVPRALQNRVRFDESLRCLEDLDLCLRLEAEGAHFRMLPDPLVIWYDDQSVGRLSYTTRPEEVRDWVALQSSRLTERAESGFMARFLVPEIARSEPGRAVSILRRAISARALSAKRAAAILMRGVAPGGYRRLRDLIVRIRHG, from the coding sequence ATGCAGACCGAACCGAGTCGCGAAGCTCAGGGCGCCGTGCCGTTTTTCTCGGTGGTCATTCCGGCCTATAACCGCGCCGGACAGATCCGGCGGACGCTGGAATCCTGCCTCGCCCAGACCGAACCGAATTTCGAGATCGTGGTCGTCGATGACGGCTCGGCGGATGATACCGCCGGGGTGGTCGAGGCGATGGGCGATCCGCGTATCCGCTGCATCCGGCAGGACAACGCAGGTGCATCCTCGGCGCGCAATCGGGGCAGCGCCGAGGCGCGGGGTGACTACATCGCCTTTCTGGATTCCGACGACGAGTTCCTGCCGGAAAAGCTGGCACAGTTTCGCGCGGCCATATCTTCGGCGGATGATGGGGAACAGATCGTCTGGTATTCACCACTGTTTTTCCATCGCAGCGCGGATAACCGCATGGTCAAGCCGGATCGTGGCATCCGGCCCGACGAGCCGGTCGGCGATTATCTTTTCGCCGAGGACGGTCTGATGCAGACCTCAACGCTGGTCGTCCCCCGCGCGCTTCAGAACCGGGTCCGCTTCGATGAGAGCCTGCGCTGCCTCGAAGATCTGGATCTCTGCCTGCGCCTCGAAGCCGAGGGGGCGCATTTCCGGATGCTGCCCGATCCGCTGGTCATCTGGTATGACGACCAGTCCGTGGGACGGCTGTCCTATACCACCCGCCCCGAAGAGGTGCGCGACTGGGTGGCGCTGCAATCCTCCCGGCTCACCGAGCGCGCGGAGAGCGGGTTCATGGCACGCTTCCTGGTCCCCGAAATCGCGCGCAGCGAACCGGGCCGGGCCGTGAGCATCCTGCGGCGCGCGATCAGTGCGCGGGCGCTGTCGGCCAAGCGTGCGGCAGCGATCCTGATGCGCGGCGTGGCGCCCGGCGGATATCGCCGCCTGCGGGATCTGATCGTGAGGATCCGTCATGGCTGA
- a CDS encoding glycosyltransferase: MAETLAKTAPSRTPRHVVHVTEAPLGGVVTYLEELLSAQIAGMPDTQIELLTPEVNREALAGLEGPNFKMIAFPHRRGSKADLMRLGWRVIRHLRRTRPEILHIHSSFAGAAIRALAPLIPRGTKVIYCPHGWAFSRRGSKRMQEGVARVERALSRVTDRIICISDYERQEALHAGIAPEKLSVIDNGVSQRSGIPAPEPKAEDAPRLIAFAGRFDEQKGYDTFLEVMRLLGDEARAIAIGSAIVSADELPELPDNVQLLGWQPRDKVYALYAEADLLLVPSRWEGFGLVAVEAMQARLAVFASRVGGLQDIVVDGETGRLFTPDDADQITAMIRETSDAQLRDYGEAGYRRYLSRYTAARMAREVGALYAALLDEGAGRS; this comes from the coding sequence ATGGCTGAGACCCTCGCCAAAACCGCCCCGAGCCGCACACCGCGCCATGTGGTCCATGTCACCGAAGCGCCGCTTGGCGGGGTGGTCACCTATCTCGAAGAGCTTCTCTCGGCACAGATCGCCGGGATGCCGGACACGCAGATCGAGCTGCTGACGCCCGAGGTCAATCGCGAGGCGCTGGCCGGGCTCGAAGGGCCGAATTTCAAGATGATCGCCTTTCCGCACCGACGCGGCTCGAAGGCCGATCTCATGCGGCTCGGCTGGCGGGTGATCCGCCATCTGCGCCGCACCCGCCCCGAGATATTGCATATCCATTCCAGCTTCGCCGGTGCGGCTATCCGCGCACTGGCACCGCTGATCCCGCGCGGCACAAAGGTCATCTATTGCCCGCATGGCTGGGCCTTCTCGCGCCGGGGCAGCAAGCGAATGCAGGAAGGTGTGGCGCGGGTCGAGCGGGCGCTCAGCCGGGTCACCGACCGGATCATCTGCATCTCGGACTATGAGCGGCAAGAGGCGCTGCATGCCGGGATCGCACCCGAAAAGCTGAGCGTGATCGATAACGGCGTAAGCCAGCGCTCCGGCATACCGGCCCCAGAGCCGAAAGCCGAGGACGCGCCGCGGCTGATCGCTTTTGCCGGGCGTTTCGACGAGCAGAAGGGATACGATACGTTTCTGGAGGTGATGCGCCTTCTGGGCGACGAGGCCCGCGCCATCGCCATCGGCAGCGCCATCGTCTCTGCCGACGAGCTTCCCGAGCTGCCGGACAATGTCCAACTGCTCGGCTGGCAGCCGCGCGACAAGGTCTATGCGCTCTATGCCGAGGCCGATCTGTTGCTGGTGCCGTCCCGGTGGGAGGGGTTCGGCCTGGTCGCGGTCGAGGCGATGCAGGCGCGGCTTGCCGTATTCGCCAGCCGCGTCGGAGGGTTGCAGGATATCGTCGTCGATGGTGAAACGGGAAGGCTGTTCACCCCCGACGATGCCGACCAGATCACCGCGATGATCCGCGAGACCAGCGATGCGCAGCTTCGCGATTATGGCGAGGCCGGCTATCGGCGCTATCTGTCGCGATACACCGCCGCGCGCATGGCGCGTGAGGTCGGCGCCCTCTATGCCGCCTTGCTGGATGAGGGCGCCGGCCGATCCTGA
- a CDS encoding family 1 glycosylhydrolase: protein MATPFGDLLGKSTAEMNAEIADYKELGVDWVRLDIHWSLVQPKENGGFDWSLVDKVFNALDAAGIKIAAVLNNTPDWVSEKLNSAGDRQAFADFAGAAAQRYGDMVNHWEIFNEPNMKGITPANYTDMLKRSYDAIKAVDGDDTVITGGLAAVPSTGNGLYGAVDYLEQIYANGGGDSFDAVGYHPYTFPLFPSDDEAWNGWEIMEDGIRDAMLANGDGDKQVWMTELGAPTWGQNVTVSEAEQARILREAVEIAKDLDWAGPIMWFGYQDSDIDRGFGLKYADGRAKAAYDLFKELGNADDTNSSVGGSLIGIDEQTGGSGWDVLDGTDKDSLLIGKGGRDRLDGNGGDDILDGGSGDDVLTGGAGSDLFVFKANMGWDLITDFKRGADKIDVSGVDANSNRSGDQSFDFIGGNWLRDAEDLGVYIDRGQNKTYVQGDTNGDGAFDFSIVLNGAVSLTEDDFIL, encoded by the coding sequence ATGGCCACGCCTTTTGGCGACCTTCTTGGCAAGTCAACCGCCGAAATGAATGCCGAAATCGCGGATTACAAGGAACTCGGTGTGGACTGGGTCCGGCTGGATATCCACTGGAGCCTCGTGCAGCCGAAAGAGAATGGCGGCTTTGACTGGAGCCTCGTCGACAAGGTGTTCAATGCGCTTGACGCGGCGGGGATCAAGATCGCCGCGGTGCTGAACAACACCCCCGACTGGGTCAGCGAGAAGCTGAACTCGGCCGGCGACCGCCAGGCTTTTGCCGATTTTGCCGGTGCTGCGGCGCAACGCTATGGCGATATGGTGAACCATTGGGAAATCTTTAACGAACCCAATATGAAAGGCATCACCCCCGCCAATTATACCGACATGCTCAAGCGCAGCTATGACGCGATCAAGGCGGTCGACGGCGACGATACCGTCATCACCGGCGGTCTGGCGGCGGTGCCTTCGACCGGCAACGGGCTTTACGGAGCGGTCGATTATCTCGAGCAGATCTATGCGAATGGCGGCGGCGATTCCTTCGATGCGGTCGGCTATCACCCCTATACATTCCCGCTTTTCCCAAGCGACGACGAAGCCTGGAACGGCTGGGAAATCATGGAAGACGGCATCCGCGACGCGATGCTGGCCAATGGCGATGGCGACAAGCAGGTCTGGATGACCGAGCTGGGCGCGCCGACCTGGGGCCAGAATGTTACCGTCTCCGAGGCAGAGCAGGCACGTATCCTGCGCGAGGCGGTGGAGATCGCAAAGGATCTCGACTGGGCCGGGCCGATCATGTGGTTCGGATATCAGGATTCAGACATCGATCGCGGCTTCGGGCTCAAATATGCGGATGGGCGCGCAAAGGCTGCCTATGACCTGTTCAAAGAGCTCGGCAATGCCGATGACACGAACAGCAGCGTCGGAGGCTCGCTGATCGGCATCGACGAACAGACCGGCGGTTCGGGCTGGGACGTGCTGGACGGAACGGATAAGGACAGCCTGCTGATCGGCAAGGGCGGTCGTGATCGTCTGGACGGCAATGGCGGCGACGACATCCTCGACGGCGGCTCGGGCGATGACGTGCTGACCGGCGGTGCCGGCAGCGATCTGTTCGTGTTCAAGGCGAATATGGGCTGGGACCTGATCACCGATTTCAAGCGCGGTGCCGACAAGATAGACGTCAGCGGCGTGGACGCGAACAGCAATCGCAGCGGTGATCAGTCATTCGATTTTATCGGCGGAAACTGGTTGCGCGATGCCGAGGATCTCGGCGTCTATATCGACCGGGGTCAGAACAAGACCTATGTTCAGGGTGACACCAATGGCGATGGCGCCTTTGATTTCAGCATCGTGCTGAACGGGGCGGTGTCGCTGACCGAGGATGACTTCATCCTCTGA
- a CDS encoding cellulase family glycosylhydrolase gives MPSPGPLRRFIPALVALGLFAAQPAAAQMRSAPAETAPGTPGMAVGLNALRDQSAAELRAEFEDYVRLGVRWLRTDIYWADVQAAGPNRFDWEETDRIVDLAEEFGLNFLPVVGTTPRWARNIAEGGSTPRDPAEFARFMTAAVERYAPRGIHVWEIWNEPNLSGPWPPHPDPQAYAALLIAAYDAIHAADPDATVILGGMSAVRWTGPPFNLQHYAAPAFLREVYAAGAGDSFDAVGYHPYSYPDLPDPDWRWNGWGMMAIALRDIMEANGDAEKRIWITEFGAPSSDRNGGVTEAEQAEILREGFRHARAHDWIGPLFWYSYRDLGSDPDNNEEWFGIVNENGRRKAAWDIYQGFSNEVR, from the coding sequence ATGCCATCGCCCGGCCCGCTGCGGCGTTTCATACCGGCACTGGTCGCGCTCGGTCTGTTTGCGGCGCAACCTGCTGCGGCCCAGATGCGGTCCGCGCCTGCCGAGACAGCCCCCGGAACGCCGGGCATGGCGGTCGGGCTGAACGCGCTGCGCGATCAAAGCGCCGCCGAGCTGCGCGCCGAATTCGAGGATTACGTTCGCCTCGGAGTGCGTTGGCTGCGCACGGATATCTATTGGGCCGACGTGCAGGCTGCCGGCCCGAATCGATTCGACTGGGAGGAGACCGACCGCATCGTCGATCTGGCCGAGGAGTTCGGGCTGAATTTTCTGCCCGTGGTCGGAACTACGCCGAGATGGGCGCGGAATATCGCCGAGGGCGGTTCAACGCCGCGTGACCCCGCCGAGTTCGCCCGCTTCATGACCGCCGCGGTCGAGCGCTACGCCCCGCGCGGCATCCATGTCTGGGAGATCTGGAACGAGCCGAACCTCTCCGGTCCCTGGCCGCCCCATCCCGACCCACAGGCTTATGCGGCGCTTCTGATCGCGGCCTACGACGCCATCCATGCCGCCGATCCCGATGCCACGGTGATCCTCGGGGGCATGTCGGCCGTTCGCTGGACCGGCCCGCCCTTCAACCTCCAGCACTATGCGGCCCCCGCCTTCCTGCGCGAGGTCTACGCAGCAGGTGCTGGCGATTCTTTCGATGCGGTGGGTTATCACCCCTATAGCTATCCCGACCTTCCCGACCCTGACTGGCGATGGAATGGCTGGGGCATGATGGCGATCGCGCTGCGCGACATCATGGAGGCGAATGGCGATGCCGAAAAGCGGATCTGGATCACCGAGTTCGGCGCACCCAGTTCGGATCGCAATGGTGGCGTGACCGAAGCCGAGCAGGCCGAGATCCTGCGCGAGGGCTTCCGGCACGCCCGCGCGCATGACTGGATCGGACCGCTTTTCTGGTACAGCTATCGCGATCTGGGCAGCGATCCGGACAATAATGAAGAGTGGTTCGGAATAGTAAACGAAAACGGTCGGCGCAAAGCCGCTTGGGACATTTATCAGGGGTTCTCAAACGAAGTTCGATAG